Proteins encoded in a region of the Buteo buteo chromosome 11, bButBut1.hap1.1, whole genome shotgun sequence genome:
- the ZNF319 gene encoding zinc finger protein 319 isoform X2 gives MSESWQQQQQQPQQPPPPQQHHAGAAALPEHSIPPSTADNPLGCAVYGILLQPDPGLQHHQHAPIQAGEPSHKCGVCGHDLAHLSNPHEHQCLPGHDRSFQCTQCLKIFHQATDLLEHQCIQVEQKPFVCGVCKMGFSLLTSLAQHHNVHNGNAMKCSICEKTYKPPEAEHSQPLDPSEKPYSCSICQKTFKHLSELSRHERIHTGEKPYKCTLCDKSFSQSSHLVHHKRTHSSERPYKCTVCEKTFKHRSHLVRHMYAHSGEHLFKCNVCELHFKESSELLQHPCTPSGERPFRCGECQKAFKRPSDLRQHERTHSEERPFKCDLCQMSFKQQYALMRHRRTHKAEEPFKCNLCEKGFVQPSHLVYHQHVHGIENLFKCNVCQKGFNQSSELLRHKCVQNAERPFKCAVCNKSYKRASALQKHQLAHCAEKPLKCTLCERRFFSSSEFVQHRCDPAREKPLKCPDCEKRFKYASDLQRHRRVHTGEKPYKCPSCEKAFKQREHLNKHHSVHAREQQYKCMWCGERFLDLGLLQEHSVQHTAEGAYQVAACLP, from the coding sequence atgtcagaaagctggcagcagcaacagcagcaaccaCAGCAGCCGCCGCCACCGCAGCAGCACCACGCTGGGGCAGCCGCCCTCCCAGAGCACTCCATCCCGCCCAGCACTGCTGACAACCCCTTGGGCTGTGCTGTCTACGGCATCCTGCTCCAGCCGGACCCCGGTCTGCAGCACCACCAGCACGCCCCCATCCAGGCTGGAGAGCCGTCCCACAAATGCGGTGTGTGTGGCCACGACCTCGCTCACCTCTCCAACCCCCATGAGCACCAGTGCTTGCCAGGCCATGACCGCTCTTTCCAGTGTACCCAGTGCCTGAAGATCTTCCACCAGGCCACCGACCTCCTCGAACACCAGTGCATCCAGGTGGAGCAGAAGCCCTTTGTGTGCGGCGTCTGCAAGATGGGCTTCTCCCTCCTGACCTCGCTGGCGCAGCACCACAATGTCCACAATGGCAACGCCATGAAGTGCTCTATCTGTGAAAAGACCTACAAGCCTCCCGAGGCAGAGCATTCGCAGCCTCTCGACCCCTCAGAGAAGCCCTACAGCTGCTCCATCTGTCAGAAAACTTTCAAGCACCTCTCGGAGCTGTCCCGGCACGAGCGCATCCACACGGGTGAGAAGCCGTACAAGTGCACGCTGTGCGACAAGAGCTTCAGCCAGTCGTCCCACCTGGTGCACCACAAACGGACACACAGCTCCGAGCGGCCCTACAAATGCACCGTGTGTGAGAAGACCTTCAAGCACCGCTCCCACCTGGTGCGCCACATGTATGCGCACTCAGGGGAGCACCTCTTCAAGTGCAACGTCTGCGAGCTGCACTTCAAGGAGTCGtcggagctgctgcagcaccccTGCACACCCAGCGGGGAACGGCCCTTCCGCTGCGGCGAGTGCCAGAAGGCCTTCAAGCGCCCCTCAGACCTGCGGCAGCATGAGCGCACGCACAGCGAGGAGCGGCCCTTCAAGTGTGACCTCTGCCAGATGAGCTTCAAGCAGCAGTACGCGCTCATGCGCCATCGCCGCACGCACAAGGCCGAGGAGCCCTTCAAGTGCAACCTGTGCGAGAAGGGCTTCGTGCAGCCCTCGCACTTGGTGTACCACCAGCACGTGCATGGCATAGAAAACCTCTTCAAGTGCAACGTGTGCCAGAAAGGCTTCAACCAATCCTCAGAGCTGCTGCGGCACAAGTGCGTGCAGAACGCGGAGCGGCCCTTCAAGTGCGCGGTGTGCAACAAGTCCTACAAGCGGGCCTCGGCTCTGCAGAAGCACCAGCTGGCCCACTGTGCCGAGAAGCCGCTCAAGTGCACGCTCTGCGAAAGAcgtttcttctcctcctccgaGTTCGTGCAGCACCGCTGCGACCCGGCCCGCGAGAAGCCCCTCAAGTGCCCCGACTGTGAAAAGCGGTTCAAGTACGCCTCGGACCTGCAGCGCCACCGGCGCGTGCACACGGGCGAGAAGCCCTACAAGTGCCCCTCCTGCGAGAAGGCCTTCAAGCAGCGCGAGCACCTCAACAAGCACCACAGCGTGCATGCCCGGGAGCAGCAGTACAAGTGCATGTGGTGCGGGGAACGGTTCCTGGACTTGGGCCTGCTGCAGGAGCACAGCGTCCAGCACACGGCCGAGGGCGCCTACCAGGTGGCTGCCTGCTTGCCGTGA